The following proteins are co-located in the Flavobacterium sp. CECT 9288 genome:
- a CDS encoding DsbA family protein, which produces MENKLKIQIWSDIMCPFCYIGKRRIEGALQNFKYKDAVEIEWKSFQLDPNFVASPNDNLVEHLAEKYRKDEVWAQDMLDSMTQNAKNSGLDFHFEKAIMANSQHAHRLLHLAKKFNCADDLKELLFKAYLTDGLDINEFTVLKNIALQVGLNVEEVDEVLHSNAFADEVQKDMLEAQNIGVQGVPFFVFDAKYAISGAQHEETFLNTLNKVWEEGSFDSKVTLLNTTDGDCCGVDGCD; this is translated from the coding sequence ATGGAAAATAAGCTAAAAATTCAGATCTGGTCGGATATTATGTGTCCGTTTTGTTACATTGGAAAAAGAAGAATAGAAGGTGCTTTGCAGAATTTCAAGTACAAAGATGCTGTTGAAATAGAGTGGAAAAGTTTTCAGCTAGACCCAAATTTTGTAGCTTCTCCTAATGATAATTTAGTAGAACATTTAGCTGAAAAATATAGAAAAGATGAAGTTTGGGCTCAAGACATGCTGGATAGTATGACGCAAAATGCCAAAAATTCAGGATTGGATTTTCATTTTGAAAAAGCAATCATGGCAAATTCTCAGCATGCACATCGGTTATTGCATTTAGCCAAAAAGTTCAATTGTGCTGATGATTTAAAAGAGTTGTTGTTCAAAGCATATTTGACAGACGGATTAGATATTAATGAATTTACTGTTTTAAAAAATATAGCTTTACAAGTAGGACTCAACGTAGAAGAAGTAGACGAGGTATTACACTCAAATGCTTTTGCTGATGAAGTGCAAAAAGACATGCTGGAGGCTCAAAATATAGGTGTTCAAGGAGTCCCTTTTTTTGTTTTTGATGCAAAGTATGCCATATCTGGTGCACAACACGAAGAAACTTTTTTGAATACGTTAAATAAGGTATGGGAGGAAGGTTCTTTTGATTCAAAAGTTACTCTTTTAAACACTACTGATGGGGACTGTTGTGGTGTTGATGGCTGTGATTAA